Below is a genomic region from Lysobacter terrestris.
GCCGCCGATGCCCGCCCAATCACGGTTCCACCGCTTCGCGTTGTTCGCCCTGGGCCTCGGCATCGCCGGCCTGTCCGCCTGCGACACCGGACCAACACCGGAAGCGGTCCGCGCCGAACTCGTGCGGCGGATCCCGCGCAGCGTGCCCGACCGTGCCGGCTGGGCACGCGACATCCAGGCCGCGTTCGCGGCGCAGGAGATCGAACCCAGCACGAGCAACCTGTGCGCGGTGCTGGCGGTGGTCGAACAGGAATCCACCTACCGCGCCGATCCGCCCGTACCGGGATTGCCGACGATCGCGCGCGGCGAGATCGACCGCCGCGCGGCGCGCCTGCACGTCCCGGCGTTCATGGTGGACGCAGCACTGGAAATGCGTTCGCCGGATGGACGCACCTACGCCGAACGCATCGATGCCCTGCGCACCGAACAGCAGCTTTCGGCGTTGTTCGAGGAGATGATCCAGCGCGTGCCGCTGGGACGCCGGCTGTTGCGCGGCTTCAATCCCGTCCGCACCGGCGGGCCGATGCAGGTCAGCATCGCCTTCGCCGAACGCAACGCACGCGGCTATCCGTACCCGCTCGACGGCTCGATCC
It encodes:
- a CDS encoding DUF1615 domain-containing protein, with product MPAQSRFHRFALFALGLGIAGLSACDTGPTPEAVRAELVRRIPRSVPDRAGWARDIQAAFAAQEIEPSTSNLCAVLAVVEQESTYRADPPVPGLPTIARGEIDRRAARLHVPAFMVDAALEMRSPDGRTYAERIDALRTEQQLSALFEEMIQRVPLGRRLLRGFNPVRTGGPMQVSIAFAERNARGYPYPLDGSIRHEVFSRRGGLYFGIRHLLAYPAHYTQPLHRFADFNAGWYASRNAAFQRAVSLASGRALVYDGDLLAPGAPMDRPGTTEAALRDMGASLGMDAATIRAALQRGRTLAFEDTALYRDVYALAERKAGGPLARARLPQIDLSSPKITRKLTTAWFADRVNGRWKQCMAR